A genomic window from Sphingomonas taxi includes:
- the yajC gene encoding preprotein translocase subunit YajC, whose product MLISPAYAQTAGSAADAGGYASLISFAPLLLIFIVFYFLMIRPQQTRMKALQQAVAAVKKGDSVVTAGGVMGKVTKVEDAFVEVEIAPNTRIRVVKATLAEVTGLNTKPAND is encoded by the coding sequence ATGTTGATCTCTCCAGCTTATGCCCAGACCGCCGGCAGCGCCGCTGATGCCGGCGGGTACGCCTCGCTCATCAGCTTCGCGCCGCTGCTTCTCATCTTTATCGTCTTTTACTTCCTGATGATTCGCCCGCAGCAGACCCGCATGAAGGCGCTGCAGCAGGCGGTGGCCGCGGTGAAGAAGGGCGACAGCGTCGTCACCGCCGGCGGCGTGATGGGCAAGGTCACCAAGGTCGAGGATGCGTTCGTCGAGGTCGAGATCGCCCCGAACACCCGCATCCGGGTCGTCAAGGCGACGCTCGCCGAGGTGACCGGCCTCAACACGAAGCCGGCGAACGACTGA
- the secD gene encoding protein translocase subunit SecD has translation MLDFPRWKVASIWAVLALLCALSIPSFLPESVTNSWPFHPRINKGLDLAGGSYLMLEADTQDLANTRIEAMREQIQGTMRNGTPRIDIGDVSTRNNQISFMLRDPSQVDAARERLLGITGGGAGMTGQREWDIQVVDSSRFVLSPTQAGLQQAIKTAMEDATDVVRKRIDALGTREPTIVRQGDNRILVQVPGLQNPQALKDLLGKTAKLEFKLVDQTVTNPADLVKGIAPIGSQILPYPKNPSGVPFIAVKRSVMISGDQLADARQAFDQQTNQPNVQITFNAAGGNRFARVTQANVGKPFAIIVDNQVVTAPNIETAILGGSAVINGGFTVDSANQLAIALRSGKLAINLKVIEESTVGPDLGADSVRAGILACSVAVALVVAFMFLTYGRFGLYANIAVVINVFVILGVLALLNGTLTLPGIAGFVLTIGTAVDANVLINERIREERRRGRSVVQAVELGYKEASRTIFEANMTHAISGIIMFALGSGPVKGFAVVLLIGIATSVFTAVTFTRMLVAQWIRREKPKTINI, from the coding sequence ATGCTCGACTTTCCGCGCTGGAAGGTAGCGTCGATCTGGGCGGTGCTCGCGCTGCTCTGCGCGCTGTCGATCCCCAGCTTCCTGCCCGAGTCCGTCACCAACAGCTGGCCGTTCCACCCGCGCATCAACAAGGGTCTCGACCTTGCGGGCGGCAGCTATCTGATGCTCGAGGCGGATACGCAGGATCTCGCGAACACCCGGATCGAGGCGATGCGCGAACAGATCCAGGGCACGATGCGCAACGGCACGCCGCGGATCGACATCGGCGACGTCTCGACGCGCAACAACCAGATCAGCTTCATGCTGCGCGACCCCAGCCAGGTTGATGCTGCGCGCGAGCGGCTGCTCGGCATCACCGGTGGCGGCGCGGGGATGACTGGCCAGCGCGAATGGGACATCCAGGTCGTCGATTCGAGCCGGTTCGTGCTCTCGCCGACGCAGGCCGGCCTGCAGCAGGCGATCAAGACGGCGATGGAAGACGCCACCGACGTCGTCCGCAAGCGCATCGACGCCCTCGGCACGCGCGAACCGACCATCGTCCGCCAGGGCGACAACCGCATCCTCGTCCAGGTGCCGGGCCTGCAAAATCCGCAGGCGCTGAAGGACCTTCTCGGCAAGACCGCCAAGCTCGAATTCAAGCTGGTCGATCAGACGGTCACCAACCCGGCGGATCTCGTCAAGGGCATCGCCCCGATCGGCAGCCAGATCCTGCCCTATCCAAAGAACCCGTCGGGCGTGCCCTTCATCGCCGTCAAACGCTCGGTGATGATCTCGGGCGACCAGCTCGCCGACGCACGCCAGGCGTTCGATCAGCAGACCAATCAGCCCAACGTCCAGATCACGTTCAACGCGGCGGGCGGCAACCGGTTCGCGCGCGTGACGCAGGCCAATGTCGGCAAGCCGTTCGCGATCATCGTCGACAATCAGGTCGTCACCGCGCCGAACATCGAGACCGCGATCCTCGGCGGCTCGGCGGTCATCAATGGCGGGTTCACGGTCGACAGCGCCAACCAGCTCGCGATCGCGCTGCGTTCGGGCAAGCTGGCGATCAACCTCAAGGTCATTGAGGAATCGACCGTCGGCCCCGACCTCGGCGCGGATTCGGTGCGGGCCGGCATCCTCGCCTGCTCGGTCGCCGTCGCGCTGGTCGTCGCCTTCATGTTCCTGACCTATGGGCGGTTCGGCCTCTATGCGAACATCGCCGTCGTCATCAACGTGTTCGTCATCCTTGGCGTGCTGGCGCTGCTCAACGGCACGCTGACGCTGCCGGGCATCGCCGGCTTCGTGCTGACGATCGGCACGGCGGTCGACGCCAATGTGCTCATCAACGAACGTATCCGCGAGGAACGCCGGCGGGGACGTTCGGTCGTCCAGGCGGTCGAACTCGGCTACAAGGAAGCCAGCCGGACGATCTTCGAGGCCAATATGACGCATGCCATTTCGGGCATCATCAT